GAAGGTTCCCGACATCCACGACATCGCGCTCATGGAAGACCGCGCCACGCTGCGGATCTCCAGCCAGTTGCTGGCCAACTGGCTGCGTCACGGCGTCATCACCGAAGAGGACGTCAAGGCCAGCCTGCGCCGGATGGCGGCGGTGGTCGACGAGCAGAACGCCGGCGACCCCGACTACCTGGCCATGGCGCCCGACCCGGACGCCAGCATCGCCTTCGCCGCGGCCCAGGAGTTGATCCTGTCGGGCGCAGCGCAGCCCAACGGCTACACCGAGCCGATCCTGCACCGACGCCGCCGCGAGTTCAAAGCGAGCACCGCCGGGAAGTGATTAGACTTCGGCGGGTCCGGATGACTAGTCGGCGCGAGACGTACAGGGGTTAGGAATGGGCAGGCACAGCATTCCCGACCCTGAGGATGCCCCCGACGAGCCCGATCACGGGCACGTCGAGGACTCCGGGTACTCCGGCGCCTACGAGCCGCCCCACCGCGAGCCGTCGCGGCACGCCGAGGATGACTTCGACACGTCTCGGTACCCGGCAGCGCCCGAGTACCGGGACGAGCCGGCATACCGGGACCAGCCCACCTACCGCGGCGAGCCACCGTACCGGGAGGAGCCCGCGTACCCGGAGGAGCCGCGGTTCCCGGGCGACCCCGGATACCCGACCGATCCGGGCTACCGCACCTCCCGTTACGCCGACGGTGACGACGACTACGAATCGGACTACCGAGACTCGGAGTACGCCGATTACGACGAACCGGACTACACCGGCGACGACGGCTACGAGGATCAGTTCGCCGACGAGTATCAGGGCGAGTATTCCGACGAGTACGACGACGACGGGTACGTCGACGAGTTCGCGGCCGGCGACTTCGCCGACGACCAGCCGACCGCACAGTTCGGTGCGGTGTCCGATCCGCCGCCGCCCTCCACACCGTCGGGTCGGCAGCACGGTGGGGACTGGGACGGCGGTGAGTGGACCGGCAGCCATCGCGCGGTGCAGACCGGGCGGCGCGGAGTCAGCGTCGGCGTGATCGTCGCACTGGTCACCATTGTGGCCGTCGTCGGCGCGATGATCCTGTGGAAGTTCGTCGGCGACATCCTGGCCGATCGCAGCGACGCGGCAGCCGCCCGCTGTGTGGACGGCGAACTCGGGGTCGCCGTGATCGCCGATCCGACCATCTCGACGCACATCGAGGGTCTGGCCAACACGTACAACGAATCGGTCAGCCCCGTCGGTGACCGTTGCGTCAAGGTACGCGTACAGTCCGCCGGATCCGATCGGGTGGTCAGTGGCTTCGCCAATGCGTGGCCGAGCGAACTGGGCGACCGTCCGGCACTGTGGATTCCGGCGAGCAGCGTAGCCTCGGCCCGGCTGGAGGCCACCGCGGGTGCCCAGACCGTAAGCGACAGCCGCTCCCTGGTCAGTTCGCCCGTCCTGCTGGCAGTTCGCCCACAACTCAAGGACGCACTGGGACAACAAAGTTGGGCCACGCTACCTCAGCTGCAGAGCAGCCCGGCCGCGATGAACGCGCTCAAGCTGCCCGGTTGGGGCACACTCAAACTTGCCGTGCCCACCGGAAGCAACGGCGATGCCGCCTACCTGACCGCCGAGGCCGTGGCCGCTGCGTCGGCACCGTCAGGCGCCCCGCCCACTTCGGGCATGAGCGGGGTGAACACGCTGTTACGCGGGCAGCCCAAGCTGAACGATCAGGAGTTGGGCACCGCACTGGATGCCTTGCTCAACGCATCCGACGCGGCGACGGCGCCGGTGCACGCGGTGGCCACCACCGAACAGCAGCTGTTCCAGCGGGGCGCCACCCTCGACGACGCCAAGGCCTCGCTGGCCGGTTGGCTGCCGCCGGGGCCGACCGCGACCGCCGACTATCCGACGGTGCTGTTGTCCGGCGACTGGCTGGAGAAGGAACAGGTCACCGCGGCCAGCGAATTCGCCCGCTACCTCCGCAAACCCGAGCAGCTCGCCGAACTCGCGAAGGCCGGATTCCGGGCCGAGGGCACGACGCCGCCGTCCAGCGATGTGACCGATTTCGGTGATCTGGCCACGCCACTGTCGGTCGGCGACAACACCATGCGGGTGACGCTGGCCAACGCGACGGTCGCGCCGACCGAAAGCCCCGCGGTCACCATCATGCTCGACCAGTCGATGCCCACCGAGGAGGGCGGGAAGTCCCGGCTGGCCAACGTCGTGGCGGCGCTCAACAACCAGCTCAAAGCCATGCCGGACACCTCGGCGGTGGGTCTGTGGACCTTCGACGGCACCGAGGGCCGCTCCGAGGTCACCACAGGGCCGCTGGCCGAGCCCGTGAGCGGCCAGCGCCGCACCGACGCCCTGACCTCGACGCTCGATGAGCAGACCGCCTCGAACGGCGGCGCGGTGTCGTTCACCACGCTGCGGATGATCTACAACGAGGTGCTCTCGAAATACCGCGAAGGTCAGGCCAATTCGATCCTGGTGATCACCACCGGGCCGCACACCGATCAGAGCCTCGACGGGCCCGGGCTGCAGGAGTTCATCCGCGGCGCGTTCGATCCCGCCCGCCCGGTTGCGGTCAACGTCATCGACTTCGGCGGTAGTTCCGACCGGGCGACGTGGGAAGCCGTCGCGCAGGCCAGCGGCGGCACCTACCAGCACCTCTCCAGTTCGACCTCACCCGAGCTGGCCACGGCCATCACGAGCATGCTGGGCTGAGCCGCCGCTTTCTACCTCAGGGTTGTCCGGAGCAACCGGGCACAACCCTGAGGTAGAAATCGATGCGCTACGCGAACGCCTCGACCGGCGGGCAGGAGCACACCAGGTTCCGGTCGCCGTACGCCCCGTCGATGCGCCGCACCGGCGGCCACACCTTCGGACGGAAGCCCTTGCCCAGCGGGTAGGCGGCCTGCTCACGGGTATACGGGTGATCCCAGTCGGCCACCAGCAGGCACTCCGCGGTGTGCGGGGCGCCGCGCAAGGGGTTGTCGTCCACCGGCCACTCCCCCGAACCGACTTTGTCGATCTCGGCACGGATGGCGATCATCGCGTCGCAGAAGGCGTCGACCTCGGCCAGGCTCTCGCTCTCGGTCGGCTCGACCATCAACGTGCCCGCCACCGGGAAGCTCATGGTCGGCGCGTGGAAGCCGTAGTCCGCCAAGCGCTTTGCCACATCGTCCACGGTCACGCCGGTGGCCTTGGTGATCCCGCGGAGATCCAGGATGCACTCGTGGGCGACCATGCCGTTCTCCCCGGTGTACAGCACCGGGTAGTACTCGTCGAGCCGGCGGGCCACGTAGTTGGCCGACGCGATCGCGGTCAGGGTGGCCTCGCGCAGTCCGGCCGCACCCATCATCCGGATGTAGGCCCAGGTGATCGGCAGGATCGAGGCGGACCCGTACGGCGCGGACGAGACGGTGTGCTCATCGGGCAGTTCGTCGGCCAACGGATGACCCGGCAGGAACGGGGCCAGATGCGAGCGCACCGCGACCGGACCGACCCCGGGGCCGCCGCCACCGTGCGGGATACAGAACGTCTTGTGCAGGTTCAGATGGCTGACGTCGCCGCCGAACTTGCCCGGCCGGGCCAACCCGACCAGCGCGTTGAGGTTCGCACCGTCGACGTAGACCTGACCGCCCACGTCATGCACCGCCGCGCAGATGTCGGCGACGTCGTGCTCGTAGACCCCATGGGTCGACGGGTACGTGATCATCAGCGCCGCAACCCGATCCGCATGTTCGGCGATCTTCGCGCGCAGGTCGTCGAGGTCGACGTCGCCGTTCTCCCGGCAGGCCACCACGACGACGCGCATACCGGCCAGTGCGGCCGAGGCCGCATTGGTGCCATGCGCGCTCGAGGGGATCAGGCACAGGTCGCGGTCGGAGTCGCCACGCGACTCGTGGTAGGCCTTGATCGCCAGCAGGCCGGCGTACTCGCCCTGGGATCCGGCGTTGGGCTGCAACGAAATCTGGTCATAGCCGGTGATCCCGGTGAGCCAGTCCTGCAGGTCGGCGATCAGCTTGCGCAGCCCCGGGTTGTCCGAGGCCGGCGCGAACGGATGCTGACGGCCGAACTCCGGCCAGGTGATCGGCTCCATCTCGGCGGCCGCATTGAGCTTCATCGTGCAGGAGCCCAGCGGGATCATGCTGCGGTCCAAGGCAATGTCCTTGTCCGCCAACGACCGCAGGTAGCGCATCATCTCGGTCTCGGTCCGGTACCTGGTGAACGCCGGATGCGTGAGGAATTCAGAGGTACGCGTGCCGATCCCGGCGGCCGCGACACCGGAGCCCGATGTCGCCGCCGGGGCGGCTCCCGCGTCCGATGTCGCCGCCGGGGCGGCTCCGAACGCCTCAAGCACCGCAGCCACATGCTCGTCGGTGGTGGCCTCGTCGCAGGACACCGAAACCCGGTCGGCGTCGACGCGCCACAGGTTGATGCCTTTGTCCTTGGCCGCGGCGATCACCTCATCGGCGCGCCCCGGGACCCGGGCGAGCACGGTGTCGAAGAACGCGTCGTGCACCAGGGCGTCGCCGAGTGCGGCCGCGATGGCCTGAGCATGGCCGTGCACGCGGCGGGCGATCGCGGTCAAACCCTCGGCGCCGTGGTAGCTGGCATACGTCGCGGCCATCACCGCCAGCAGCACCTGCGCGGTGCAGATGTTGCTGGTCGCCTTGTCTCGGCGGATGTGCTGCTCGCGGGTCTGCAGCGCCAGGCGGTAGGCCGGCGACCCGTCGGCATCGACCGAGACGCCGACCAGCCGGCCCGGCAACTGCCTGGCGTGCTTGGCGTGCACCGCCAGGTAACCGGCGTGCGGGCCACCGAATCCCATTGGGACACCGAATCGTTGGCTGGTGCCGAAGGCGACGTCGGCTCCGAACTCTCCTGGAGGGGTGATCAGCGTGAGCGCCAGCAGGTCGGCCCCGACGGCGACCAGGGCACCTCGTTCGTGGGCGTCGGAGACCAGGCCCGTCCAATCCACCAGGCACCCGCTGGCGCCCGGGAGTTGCACGATGACACCGAAGAACTCCCCGTCGGGCAGTCCCTGGCGCAGGTCGGTGGTCACGATCTCGATGCCGAGCGGCTGGGCCCGGGTGGCCAGCACGGCCGCGGTCTGGGCGTACACGTCGGCGTCGACCACCAGCCGGTTCGACTTCGACTTGCTGGCGCGGTGCATCAGGGTCATGGCCTCGGCCGCGGCGGTGCCTTCGTCGAGCATCGAGGCGTTGGCCACCTCGAGTCCGGTCAGGTCGCTCACCATGGTCTGGAAGTTCAGCAGCACCTCGAGCCGGCCCTGGCTGATCTCGGGCTGATACGGGGTGTAGGCGGTGTACCACGCAGGGTTCTCAAGAATGTTGCGCCGCAGCACGGCGGGCGTGAACGTGTCGAAGTAGCCCTGACCGATCATCGACACCGCGGTCGTGTTGGAGTCGGCCAACGCGCGGAGCTCGGCCAGGGACTGCTCCTCGGTGGCCGGCGCGGGCAGTGCTTCGAGGCCCGGGGCGACCCCGTCGGACGCCAGCGCGTCGAGAATGCCTGCGGGCAGCGCCTTGGCGGCGAGCTCGTCGAGCGATGCCACGCCGATCACGTCGAGCATGGTGGCAACGGCAGTGGCGTCCGGGCCGATGTGACGATCGGCGAAACGCGATTGATGCTGGTCGGACACGACACTCTCCTGAGGCGCAGACGTGCTGAAACGTCGTAGGCGTCCCTCTCCCTCTGTCGTCGACCCGGTCCGGGCGCCTGAGAGATTCAGCCCCGGCTACAGGACCTTTCCCCATGGGCGGGTGCCCATGGGCACCACTTTCCAGAGGCATCGGGGCCTGACGCGGTCCTGGGGGCCTGAGAGGTTGACGGAGAGGTATTGCTCCTTCGGCGTCCGTGGCTGGCTGTCACGAAACTCTCCCGCGCGAGGGCGATGCGCCGCTCATCTTACCGGGCATTCACCGGCTGTTCCGCATTGCCGCGAGCAGATACAGAGGACCCCGGAGCCATTGGCCCCGGGGCGCCCGGTTGTCAGCTCGTCCGGGAAAGTCAGCCGATCTTGCGGTCGCGGCTCTTGCGCCGCGAGGCGAGCTCATCCTCGGGGGCGGCGATGGACTCGCCACCGTCGGCCCGCTCACCTGGGAAATCGGCGATAGCGCCGGTCAGCTCGCGCATCGCACCCGATACCGCGATACCGAAGACGCCCTGACCGCCTTGCAGCAGGTCCACGACCTCCTCGGCCGACGTGCACTCGTAGACGGTGGTGCCGTCGGAGAACAGGGTGATGTTGGCCAGGTCCTGCACGCCACGCTGGCGGAGATGGTCCACCGCGACCCGGATGTTGTGCAGCGAGATACCGGTGTCGAGCAGTCGCTTGACGATCTTGAGGACCAGGATGTCCTTGAACGAGTACAGCCGCTGGCTACCCGAGCCGGCCGCGCCCCGGATGGAGGGCACCACCAGTGAAGTGCGAGCCCAGTAATCCAACTGCCGGTAGGTGATACCGGCGATCTGGCAGGCGCTCGGACCGCGGTAACCGACGAGTTCGTCAGGCACCGAATCGTCGGGGAACAGCCCGCCCTGCACGGGTTCGCCGGCCGGCCTGACAGGCGGCTCCGCACCGCTTCCGGTGGTCAGATCCAACTCTTCCTGCCGTGGCGTGTCACCCACTGTGAATCCTCTCGCCGATCGAACTCGCCCGCACCGTACTGCTACGTCTTACGCCGCAGCAATCTCTTCCGCGGCGGTTTGCTGCGAGCTCGAATGTGTCGAGCATACGCTTCCCGCCGGGTCCTGATTGCCCGCTGCCAAGAAAGTATGGCGCCCGAATTCCCACTCGATTGACTCCCGCGCCGCGTGTCGACACCGGTATGCCCAGTTGAGACGTATCCGTAACCTGTGACGGTGCGGCGGCGCGGGCGACGGTCATGTCGCCTTGAAGTCGTCCGGCGACACGCTGTCGAGGAACTCCTTGAACTTCTCCACCTCGTCCTCGCGGACGGTGCCTGCGGCCTCGTCGTCGTTCTCGTCCGGGATGAGCAGGCCGGCTTCGGCCAGCACAGCTTCCTCGACGTAGATCGGCACACCGACACGCAGGGCGATGGCCACCGAGTCCGACGGCCGGGCCGACACCGTGATGTCGCGGTCGAAGATCAGATCGGCGTAGAAAGTGCCTTCTTGCAGGTCGACGATCCGCACCTCTTTGAGGGAATGCCCAAGGGCGGCAATGACATCTCGGATGAGGTCGTGGGTGAGCGGCCGGGCGGGCTCGACGCCCTGTTGTTCCAGCGCGATCGCGGCGGCCTCCGACTGGCCGATCCAGATCGGCAGGTAGCGATCACCGTTGGATTCCCGCAACAGCAACACGGGCTGGTTCTGCGGCTGTTCCACCCGAATGCCGACCACACGAACCTCAGCCATCTGTGCCTGCCCTCCGCACCGCCGTGCCGTTTCGTCGATTTTTCGTCCGTCGCACCATTCGCCAGCACCGATCGCCAGGACCCGACGATGACGAATTAGCCGTCAAGCGAAGTCTAGTCCTCAGCGATCCAGAACGTCGCGTACGGCCGACTTGATCAGAGACGTGTGCAAGGTGATCGCCAAGGCGGCCACCTCACGCGCCAGGTCGTCGGCCCGGTCGCGGGCTCCGGCCTTGCCCGCCTTGCCCACTGGGCCGGCGATCTGGGCGATCAGATCGGACTGCCGGTCCGCCGCGGAACGGAATGCCCGCAGGTGCCGGGGCTCGACACCGTAGTCCCCCAGGGCGCGTGCGCACTGGGCGATCACCACGGAATGTTCGTCGAAGAACCCGGCGGGCCCGGCGGTGATGATGCCGTTGCGGACCAGCGCCCCGAGCATCTCCTCGTCGATGCCCGACCGGGCCAACAGATCCTCGCGGGACAGCCGCACCTGGGTCGGCGCCACCCCGGAGATACCGGCGGTGCCGTCCACCCCGTCTTCGCCTCCGCCCTCGCCCTCGGAGACCGGCACCAAACGTGGCACCCCGTAGGCGGATCCGGCTTGGGGCAACTCACCGTCGGGTTGAGCGTCCAGCTGAGCCTTGATCACCTTCAACGGAAGGTACTGGTCACGCTGGGCGGTCAGGATGAACCGCAATCGCGCGCAATCGTATGCGGTGAACCGCCGATACCCCGACGCAGTGCGCTGCGGTGTGACCAGCCCCTCGGCCTCCAGGAACCGGATCTTGGAGATGGTGACGTCGGGAAAGTCGCCCCGCAGCAGGTC
The genomic region above belongs to Mycolicibacterium sp. HK-90 and contains:
- a CDS encoding substrate-binding domain-containing protein, which translates into the protein MGRHSIPDPEDAPDEPDHGHVEDSGYSGAYEPPHREPSRHAEDDFDTSRYPAAPEYRDEPAYRDQPTYRGEPPYREEPAYPEEPRFPGDPGYPTDPGYRTSRYADGDDDYESDYRDSEYADYDEPDYTGDDGYEDQFADEYQGEYSDEYDDDGYVDEFAAGDFADDQPTAQFGAVSDPPPPSTPSGRQHGGDWDGGEWTGSHRAVQTGRRGVSVGVIVALVTIVAVVGAMILWKFVGDILADRSDAAAARCVDGELGVAVIADPTISTHIEGLANTYNESVSPVGDRCVKVRVQSAGSDRVVSGFANAWPSELGDRPALWIPASSVASARLEATAGAQTVSDSRSLVSSPVLLAVRPQLKDALGQQSWATLPQLQSSPAAMNALKLPGWGTLKLAVPTGSNGDAAYLTAEAVAAASAPSGAPPTSGMSGVNTLLRGQPKLNDQELGTALDALLNASDAATAPVHAVATTEQQLFQRGATLDDAKASLAGWLPPGPTATADYPTVLLSGDWLEKEQVTAASEFARYLRKPEQLAELAKAGFRAEGTTPPSSDVTDFGDLATPLSVGDNTMRVTLANATVAPTESPAVTIMLDQSMPTEEGGKSRLANVVAALNNQLKAMPDTSAVGLWTFDGTEGRSEVTTGPLAEPVSGQRRTDALTSTLDEQTASNGGAVSFTTLRMIYNEVLSKYREGQANSILVITTGPHTDQSLDGPGLQEFIRGAFDPARPVAVNVIDFGGSSDRATWEAVAQASGGTYQHLSSSTSPELATAITSMLG
- the gcvP gene encoding aminomethyl-transferring glycine dehydrogenase; amino-acid sequence: MSDQHQSRFADRHIGPDATAVATMLDVIGVASLDELAAKALPAGILDALASDGVAPGLEALPAPATEEQSLAELRALADSNTTAVSMIGQGYFDTFTPAVLRRNILENPAWYTAYTPYQPEISQGRLEVLLNFQTMVSDLTGLEVANASMLDEGTAAAEAMTLMHRASKSKSNRLVVDADVYAQTAAVLATRAQPLGIEIVTTDLRQGLPDGEFFGVIVQLPGASGCLVDWTGLVSDAHERGALVAVGADLLALTLITPPGEFGADVAFGTSQRFGVPMGFGGPHAGYLAVHAKHARQLPGRLVGVSVDADGSPAYRLALQTREQHIRRDKATSNICTAQVLLAVMAATYASYHGAEGLTAIARRVHGHAQAIAAALGDALVHDAFFDTVLARVPGRADEVIAAAKDKGINLWRVDADRVSVSCDEATTDEHVAAVLEAFGAAPAATSDAGAAPAATSGSGVAAAGIGTRTSEFLTHPAFTRYRTETEMMRYLRSLADKDIALDRSMIPLGSCTMKLNAAAEMEPITWPEFGRQHPFAPASDNPGLRKLIADLQDWLTGITGYDQISLQPNAGSQGEYAGLLAIKAYHESRGDSDRDLCLIPSSAHGTNAASAALAGMRVVVVACRENGDVDLDDLRAKIAEHADRVAALMITYPSTHGVYEHDVADICAAVHDVGGQVYVDGANLNALVGLARPGKFGGDVSHLNLHKTFCIPHGGGGPGVGPVAVRSHLAPFLPGHPLADELPDEHTVSSAPYGSASILPITWAYIRMMGAAGLREATLTAIASANYVARRLDEYYPVLYTGENGMVAHECILDLRGITKATGVTVDDVAKRLADYGFHAPTMSFPVAGTLMVEPTESESLAEVDAFCDAMIAIRAEIDKVGSGEWPVDDNPLRGAPHTAECLLVADWDHPYTREQAAYPLGKGFRPKVWPPVRRIDGAYGDRNLVCSCPPVEAFA
- a CDS encoding MerR family transcriptional regulator, which translates into the protein MGDTPRQEELDLTTGSGAEPPVRPAGEPVQGGLFPDDSVPDELVGYRGPSACQIAGITYRQLDYWARTSLVVPSIRGAAGSGSQRLYSFKDILVLKIVKRLLDTGISLHNIRVAVDHLRQRGVQDLANITLFSDGTTVYECTSAEEVVDLLQGGQGVFGIAVSGAMRELTGAIADFPGERADGGESIAAPEDELASRRKSRDRKIG
- a CDS encoding bifunctional nuclease family protein, with product MAEVRVVGIRVEQPQNQPVLLLRESNGDRYLPIWIGQSEAAAIALEQQGVEPARPLTHDLIRDVIAALGHSLKEVRIVDLQEGTFYADLIFDRDITVSARPSDSVAIALRVGVPIYVEEAVLAEAGLLIPDENDDEAAGTVREDEVEKFKEFLDSVSPDDFKAT
- a CDS encoding MerR family transcriptional regulator, which codes for MTAPDRPALAGMSIGAVLDLLRGDFPDVTISKIRFLEAEGLVTPQRTASGYRRFTAYDCARLRFILTAQRDQYLPLKVIKAQLDAQPDGELPQAGSAYGVPRLVPVSEGEGGGEDGVDGTAGISGVAPTQVRLSREDLLARSGIDEEMLGALVRNGIITAGPAGFFDEHSVVIAQCARALGDYGVEPRHLRAFRSAADRQSDLIAQIAGPVGKAGKAGARDRADDLAREVAALAITLHTSLIKSAVRDVLDR